The following proteins are co-located in the Polystyrenella longa genome:
- a CDS encoding phytoene desaturase family protein, whose protein sequence is MAKDFLKGAKDHYDVVVIGSGLAGMTSANVLARQGRSVLLLEQHYQLGGMATWFKRRNKHIFDISLHGFPHGMVKSCRKYWTKDIADSIIQLKGIRFENPQFSVRTTFDRENFSQILEERFGVSKETIQRFFDTARSMNFFDDQAKTTGELFEEFFPGRDDIIRFLMEPITYANGSTLEDPAITYGIVFSNFMHKGVFTFEGGTDVLVSKMKDELEKNGVDLRIRTLVEKIEITDGKVTGVVVNGRRIGCGALISNANVKSTVLNLVGEDKFEKEFVEEAKAVRLNNSSCQVYLALKPGESFPDQGDLLFHSEHTGFDIDAMLSRNISSRTFSFYYPKTRPGHDRYVVVSSTNANYEDWKNLSEEEYKAAKEEMIESTIDCLEKYVPGVREQLDHVEASTPRTFEFYTRHLNGASFGTKFEGLEVSKKLPEQIGGLYHAGSVGIIMSGWLGAVNYGVIVSNEVDKYLTPSPVNA, encoded by the coding sequence ATGGCTAAGGATTTTCTGAAGGGTGCGAAAGACCACTACGATGTGGTTGTCATCGGGAGCGGACTGGCGGGAATGACCTCGGCTAATGTCCTCGCTCGACAGGGACGATCCGTCCTGTTACTCGAACAGCATTATCAACTGGGCGGAATGGCGACCTGGTTCAAACGTCGTAACAAACACATCTTCGACATCTCCCTCCACGGTTTCCCTCACGGCATGGTTAAAAGCTGCCGTAAATACTGGACCAAGGATATTGCCGATTCCATCATTCAGCTGAAAGGAATTCGGTTCGAGAATCCTCAGTTCTCCGTCCGCACCACATTCGACCGCGAAAACTTCTCCCAGATTCTGGAAGAGCGATTCGGTGTTTCGAAAGAAACGATTCAACGGTTCTTCGACACAGCCCGCAGCATGAACTTCTTCGACGACCAGGCCAAAACGACGGGCGAACTCTTCGAAGAATTCTTCCCCGGTCGCGATGACATCATCCGCTTCCTGATGGAACCGATCACCTACGCAAACGGATCCACTCTCGAAGATCCCGCGATCACCTACGGTATCGTCTTCTCCAATTTCATGCACAAGGGGGTCTTCACCTTTGAAGGGGGAACTGACGTGCTCGTCTCCAAGATGAAGGACGAACTGGAGAAGAATGGCGTCGATCTGCGTATTCGTACCCTCGTCGAAAAAATCGAAATCACGGACGGGAAAGTCACTGGCGTCGTCGTCAACGGTCGCCGCATCGGTTGCGGTGCTCTGATTTCCAACGCCAACGTTAAATCGACTGTTCTGAATCTGGTCGGCGAAGATAAATTCGAAAAAGAATTTGTGGAAGAAGCCAAAGCAGTTCGTCTCAACAACAGTAGCTGCCAAGTCTATCTCGCTCTCAAGCCGGGCGAATCCTTCCCGGACCAGGGTGACCTGCTGTTTCACTCGGAACATACCGGTTTCGATATCGACGCGATGCTGAGCCGCAATATCAGCAGCCGCACTTTCTCTTTCTACTATCCCAAGACAAGGCCCGGTCACGATCGTTACGTGGTGGTCTCTTCCACCAACGCGAACTACGAAGACTGGAAGAACTTGTCGGAGGAAGAATACAAAGCGGCGAAAGAGGAGATGATCGAAAGCACAATCGACTGTCTGGAAAAATATGTCCCGGGCGTCCGTGAACAACTCGATCATGTCGAAGCTTCGACACCACGCACGTTCGAGTTCTACACCCGCCACCTGAACGGAGCCTCGTTTGGCACCAAGTTCGAAGGCCTGGAAGTGAGCAAGAAACTTCCCGAACAAATCGGCGGTCTCTACCACGCTGGTTCCGTCGGCATCATCATGTCCGGCTGGCTCGGCGCTGTAAACTACGGCGTAATTGTGTCCAACGAAGTCGATAAATACCTGACGCCGTCCCCGGTGAATGCGTAG
- a CDS encoding 3-hydroxyacyl-ACP dehydratase FabZ family protein, translating to MNLDDIKSCIPHREPFLWLDEIILQNDDGLVATKFIDPDLELFKGHYPGTPILPGVIQCEACFQAAAVFMSQQHPPDEGRVPVVTRQTETRFRRIVRPGETITVEVKLTEQLANAYFFTGKVSVEGQVAVRLEFAVADAPMPA from the coding sequence GTGAATCTTGACGACATTAAATCCTGTATTCCCCACCGCGAACCCTTTCTCTGGCTCGATGAAATCATTCTTCAAAACGACGATGGACTCGTTGCGACCAAATTTATTGATCCGGATCTTGAGCTCTTTAAGGGACATTACCCGGGGACGCCCATTCTACCCGGAGTGATTCAGTGCGAGGCCTGTTTTCAGGCGGCGGCCGTCTTCATGTCCCAACAGCATCCTCCGGATGAGGGCAGAGTGCCCGTCGTCACACGACAGACGGAGACGCGATTCCGACGGATCGTGCGACCGGGCGAGACGATCACCGTCGAAGTTAAACTGACTGAGCAACTGGCGAATGCCTACTTTTTCACTGGGAAAGTCTCGGTCGAAGGCCAGGTCGCGGTTCGGTTGGAGTTTGCCGTCGCCGATGCCCCGATGCCCGCGTAA
- a CDS encoding SulP family inorganic anion transporter, with amino-acid sequence MSTPRLAKYPLANLPKDLSAGVVVFLVALPLCLGIAVASGVDPFAGILSGIIGGLVVGAISGSHTSVSGPAAGLTAIVLAQLAILGSFEAFLLAVVLAGVLQIAMGVFRAGALSSFFPTSVIKGLLAAIGVILILKQIPHLFGHDADPEGDMAFSQPDKENTFSEIGAVISSLIEGNITLGATVIGLSAVAILLLWDRVSFLKKLPIPAPLLIVVMGVGLQFFFQRLGSNWVIEKAHLVAVPVADSPGQFFSFLTMPDFSQFTNGDIYVAAFTIAIVASLETLLNLEAVDKLDKEKRSSPPNRELIAQGVGNITAGLIGGLPVTSVIVRGSVNVNMGAKTKLSAIFHAVILLVFVMFFASYLNMIPLASLAAILLVTGLKLASPKLMKQMWDEGRYQFIPFIVTLVSIVFTDLLIGILIGLATSLVFILASNVRRPIRQIVETHLDGDIIHIELANQVSFLNKAALDRLFNNLKPGQKLLIDASGTDYIDPDILGLIRDFKEHIAPNRDVLVNLRGFRKRYQLQDDIQFADFTSRELQGRISPEQVLEILVEGNQRFQSGRRLTRDLARQVNATAAGQNPLAVVLSCIDSRVPAELVFDLGIGDIFSVRVAGNIVGTKTLGSMEYAVKVAGVKLVMVLGHSRCGAVTSSVKLLHGGQDVETATGCQHLQQIVDEIEPSLEPSDLTKFGNLNELEQEEFVDEIARANVVHTVHEVIKRSRVIHDALEAGQVMVVGGLYDVKSGAIEILMTESNPSAIGSMAVER; translated from the coding sequence ATGTCGACACCTCGTCTGGCGAAGTATCCACTAGCTAATTTACCTAAAGACCTGTCCGCCGGTGTTGTTGTATTCCTGGTGGCGTTGCCACTTTGTCTCGGAATTGCGGTTGCCTCGGGCGTCGATCCATTTGCCGGTATTCTCTCGGGCATTATTGGCGGTCTGGTCGTTGGTGCGATCAGTGGATCGCACACCAGTGTCAGCGGCCCCGCCGCTGGTTTGACGGCCATTGTGTTGGCCCAGTTGGCGATCCTGGGATCGTTCGAAGCGTTTCTGCTGGCGGTAGTGCTGGCGGGGGTGCTGCAAATCGCCATGGGTGTCTTTCGCGCCGGGGCGCTTTCTTCCTTCTTCCCCACGAGCGTGATTAAGGGGTTACTAGCAGCAATCGGCGTGATCCTGATTCTCAAACAGATTCCCCACTTGTTCGGTCACGATGCCGACCCAGAAGGGGATATGGCGTTCAGCCAACCAGATAAGGAAAATACGTTCAGTGAAATCGGTGCGGTCATCTCCTCGCTGATCGAAGGAAATATTACCCTCGGAGCGACCGTTATCGGTCTTTCCGCAGTCGCAATACTACTGCTTTGGGATCGAGTGTCGTTTCTCAAAAAGCTCCCGATTCCTGCTCCACTTCTGATCGTCGTCATGGGTGTGGGTTTGCAATTCTTCTTTCAGCGGCTGGGTTCCAACTGGGTTATCGAAAAGGCTCATCTGGTTGCTGTTCCGGTTGCGGACTCTCCAGGTCAATTCTTCTCTTTTCTGACGATGCCTGATTTCAGTCAGTTTACGAACGGGGACATCTATGTCGCCGCATTCACGATCGCGATCGTTGCTTCGCTGGAGACCTTACTCAACCTGGAAGCTGTCGACAAACTGGATAAAGAAAAACGCTCGTCACCTCCCAACCGGGAACTGATTGCCCAAGGAGTGGGGAATATTACCGCAGGGCTCATCGGTGGTTTGCCGGTGACTTCAGTAATCGTGCGTGGTTCTGTCAACGTTAACATGGGAGCGAAAACGAAACTCTCGGCCATCTTCCATGCGGTGATTCTGCTGGTCTTTGTGATGTTCTTTGCAAGCTACCTGAACATGATTCCGCTGGCTTCGCTGGCGGCGATTCTGCTTGTAACAGGCTTGAAACTTGCCAGTCCCAAACTGATGAAGCAAATGTGGGACGAAGGTCGATATCAGTTCATTCCCTTTATCGTCACGCTCGTTTCGATTGTCTTTACAGACTTGTTAATTGGTATTCTGATTGGTCTGGCAACCAGCCTCGTCTTTATTCTGGCGTCCAACGTTCGCCGTCCGATTCGGCAGATTGTCGAGACACACCTTGACGGAGATATCATTCACATTGAACTCGCCAATCAGGTCAGCTTCCTCAATAAAGCGGCTCTGGACAGACTTTTCAATAATCTGAAACCGGGCCAAAAACTACTGATCGATGCCTCAGGGACGGATTACATTGATCCTGATATTCTCGGTTTGATTCGAGATTTCAAAGAACACATTGCTCCTAATCGAGACGTGCTGGTCAATCTGAGGGGCTTCCGTAAGAGGTATCAGCTGCAAGATGACATCCAATTCGCTGACTTTACCTCCCGGGAACTTCAAGGACGGATCAGCCCCGAGCAGGTTCTGGAGATCCTTGTCGAGGGGAATCAGCGTTTTCAATCAGGACGTCGTTTAACCCGGGACTTAGCTCGACAAGTGAACGCTACAGCCGCTGGGCAAAACCCATTGGCAGTTGTCCTGAGTTGCATTGACTCCCGAGTTCCCGCCGAATTGGTTTTCGATTTGGGGATTGGCGACATCTTCAGTGTTCGTGTGGCAGGTAATATTGTCGGGACTAAGACACTCGGCAGTATGGAATACGCCGTCAAAGTTGCCGGTGTGAAGTTGGTTATGGTCCTGGGGCATTCCCGCTGCGGAGCAGTCACCTCTTCCGTCAAACTGCTGCATGGGGGACAGGATGTCGAAACGGCCACGGGTTGCCAGCATCTGCAACAGATCGTAGACGAGATCGAACCTTCTCTCGAACCTTCCGACCTGACGAAATTCGGAAATCTGAATGAATTGGAACAGGAAGAATTCGTCGATGAAATCGCGCGGGCGAATGTTGTTCATACTGTTCACGAAGTGATCAAACGCAGCCGAGTTATCCATGACGCTCTGGAAGCAGGTCAGGTGATGGTTGTTGGTGGATTGTACGACGTGAAAAGTGGTGCGATTGAAATCTTAATGACGGAATCGAACCCCTCGGCCATCGGATCGATGGCAGTAGAACGATAA